Proteins encoded by one window of Chondromyces crocatus:
- a CDS encoding DUF1295 domain-containing protein: MNDVSLRSALDQLSSLSLSWEGLTRTPLQASVTALLAAATLCWILQTLTRNYSWVDRLWSIMPPVYAWIFALWVEPGQAPVPRLVLVAGLVTAWGARLTFNFARKGGYRPTEEDYRWPIVRAWLAEHDPTHPLGRELFSLLFITAYQHLLIGLFTIPPMFLVHTLAQQHAVPLGASDILAAVAFLAFLLGETIADQQQWRFHQQKARLSPDERARAGGDLARGFLTAGVFRYARHLNFFCEMGLWWVVGLFPVIAGAPWLHWAWIGPFLLTLLFQGSTWLTELLSARKYPAYRDYQRTTSRLLPLWPGKPLD; the protein is encoded by the coding sequence GTGAACGACGTCTCTCTTCGCTCCGCCCTCGACCAGCTCTCCAGCCTGTCGCTCTCCTGGGAAGGCCTGACGCGCACGCCCCTCCAGGCGTCCGTCACGGCCCTCCTGGCCGCGGCGACGCTGTGCTGGATCCTCCAGACGCTCACCCGCAATTACTCGTGGGTCGACCGGCTCTGGTCGATCATGCCCCCCGTCTACGCCTGGATCTTCGCGCTCTGGGTGGAGCCCGGGCAGGCCCCCGTCCCTCGCCTGGTCCTCGTCGCGGGGCTCGTCACGGCCTGGGGCGCGCGCCTGACCTTCAACTTCGCCCGCAAAGGGGGCTACCGACCGACCGAAGAGGATTACCGCTGGCCCATCGTCCGCGCCTGGCTCGCCGAGCACGACCCGACCCACCCCCTCGGGCGCGAGCTGTTCAGCCTCCTCTTCATCACCGCCTACCAGCACCTGCTCATCGGGCTGTTCACCATCCCCCCGATGTTCCTCGTGCATACGCTCGCGCAGCAGCACGCCGTGCCCCTCGGCGCGAGCGACATCCTCGCGGCCGTGGCGTTCCTCGCGTTTCTCCTCGGCGAGACCATCGCCGACCAGCAGCAGTGGCGCTTCCACCAGCAGAAGGCGCGCCTGTCCCCCGACGAGCGCGCCCGCGCTGGCGGCGACCTCGCGCGGGGCTTTCTCACGGCGGGCGTCTTCCGTTACGCGCGGCACCTGAACTTCTTCTGCGAGATGGGGCTCTGGTGGGTCGTCGGCCTCTTCCCGGTCATCGCCGGGGCGCCGTGGCTGCACTGGGCCTGGATCGGCCCCTTCCTGCTCACCCTGCTGTTCCAGGGCTCGACGTGGCTCACCGAGCTGCTCTCCGCCCGCAAGTACCCCGCCTACCGCGACTACCAGCGCACGACGTCACGGCTGCTTCCCCTCTGGCCGGGCAAGCCCCTCGACTGA
- a CDS encoding amylo-alpha-1,6-glucosidase: MTSELPCRRVDLLGDAPGAGADPEHGEDPASAEWLVTNGLGGYASGTLAGLITRRFHGLLIAALPAPHGRTMMLNHLREVAHAPGERGHCGELVSLGAQSEPGAAHPDCGLAKLIEFKLDAGMPVWRYELPQGAILEKRLLMVHGQNTTHITYSLEGNASICLELQPWVNFRPHEGSLERPLDANYSLTIIAARYELTGDDDLPSLRLEFYGQPAGIRIDGKPIRDVHYRIERSRGYDASGDLYTPGLFRLELDPGSEVTLVASTESWEVIHALPPAEARRAEQERRKRLLLATEPALREGLAAELVLAADQFLITPAGRVADAARCRASGDEIRTVIAGYPWFTDWGRDTMISLEGLTLTTGRHKEAGYILRTFGKYVRDGLIPNMFPDNQNAGLYHTADATLWFFHAIDRYLATTGDDETLQILLPTLRDIIARHLAGTRFGIGVDPADGLLRQGQEGYQLTWMDAKVGDLVVTPRRGKAVELNALWYNALCLMGRWAECGGEDDETCDYLAHAERARAAFNARFWYAKGQHLYDVIDGEQGDDAAFRPNQLFAISLPHPILDRARWEPVVRQVKEKLLTPYGLRSLSPDHPDYRPSYFGNLRMRDMAYHQGTVWGWLIGPFVDAWLKVHPHARDEARGFVLALEPHLSEAGVGTISEIFDAEPPFVPRGCVAQAWSVAEALRCLAMTSNSGDGSERQDERTGRLASSSLIPPS, encoded by the coding sequence ATGACGTCCGAGCTACCGTGCCGCCGTGTCGACCTGCTCGGCGATGCGCCCGGAGCAGGCGCCGATCCCGAACATGGAGAAGACCCGGCGAGCGCCGAGTGGTTGGTGACCAACGGTCTGGGCGGGTATGCCTCGGGGACCCTGGCCGGGCTGATCACCCGCCGCTTTCATGGCCTGCTCATCGCCGCGCTGCCCGCGCCGCATGGCCGCACGATGATGCTCAATCACCTGCGCGAGGTGGCGCACGCCCCTGGTGAACGCGGTCATTGCGGGGAACTGGTGTCCCTCGGTGCGCAGAGCGAGCCCGGGGCGGCGCACCCGGACTGCGGGCTCGCCAAGCTCATCGAGTTCAAGCTCGACGCGGGGATGCCGGTGTGGCGCTACGAGCTGCCCCAGGGCGCCATCCTGGAGAAGCGGCTCCTGATGGTCCACGGCCAGAACACCACGCACATCACCTACAGCCTCGAAGGGAACGCTTCCATCTGCCTGGAGCTACAGCCCTGGGTGAACTTCCGGCCGCACGAAGGCTCCCTCGAGCGCCCCCTCGACGCGAACTACTCGCTCACCATCATAGCTGCCCGGTACGAGCTCACCGGCGACGACGACCTGCCCTCGCTCCGGCTGGAGTTCTACGGGCAGCCTGCGGGGATCCGCATCGACGGCAAGCCCATCCGCGACGTCCACTACCGGATCGAGCGCAGCCGAGGCTACGACGCCAGCGGCGATCTCTACACGCCGGGGCTCTTTCGTCTGGAACTGGACCCCGGCTCCGAGGTCACCCTCGTGGCTTCCACGGAGAGCTGGGAGGTCATCCATGCGCTGCCTCCTGCCGAAGCCCGCCGCGCCGAGCAGGAGCGCCGCAAGCGGCTGCTGCTCGCCACGGAGCCGGCGCTTCGCGAAGGCCTCGCCGCCGAGCTGGTCCTCGCCGCGGACCAGTTCCTGATCACGCCTGCCGGACGCGTCGCCGACGCGGCCCGGTGTCGCGCCTCGGGCGACGAGATCCGCACGGTCATCGCTGGCTACCCGTGGTTCACCGACTGGGGACGCGACACGATGATCAGCCTCGAAGGCCTGACCTTGACCACGGGTCGCCACAAGGAGGCGGGGTACATCCTCCGCACGTTCGGCAAGTACGTGCGCGATGGGCTGATCCCCAACATGTTCCCCGACAACCAGAACGCCGGCCTCTATCACACCGCCGACGCCACCCTCTGGTTCTTCCACGCCATCGACCGCTACCTCGCGACGACGGGCGACGACGAAACGCTGCAGATCCTCCTGCCGACCCTCCGCGACATCATCGCCCGCCACCTCGCCGGGACCCGCTTCGGCATCGGGGTCGACCCGGCGGATGGCCTGCTGCGCCAGGGCCAGGAGGGTTACCAGCTCACCTGGATGGACGCGAAGGTGGGCGACCTCGTCGTGACCCCGCGCCGTGGCAAGGCCGTCGAGCTGAACGCCCTCTGGTACAACGCCCTCTGCCTGATGGGGCGCTGGGCCGAGTGCGGGGGCGAGGACGACGAGACCTGCGATTACCTCGCCCACGCCGAGCGCGCTCGCGCGGCCTTCAACGCGCGGTTCTGGTACGCGAAAGGTCAGCACCTCTACGACGTGATCGACGGCGAGCAGGGCGACGACGCCGCCTTCCGACCCAACCAGCTCTTCGCGATCTCGCTCCCCCATCCCATCCTCGATCGCGCGCGCTGGGAGCCGGTCGTGCGGCAGGTGAAGGAGAAGCTGCTCACGCCGTACGGACTCCGATCCCTGTCGCCAGACCACCCCGATTACCGGCCGAGCTACTTCGGAAACCTGCGGATGCGCGACATGGCCTACCACCAGGGCACCGTCTGGGGCTGGCTGATCGGTCCCTTCGTCGACGCCTGGCTCAAGGTGCACCCCCACGCTCGCGACGAGGCCCGCGGCTTCGTGCTCGCGCTCGAACCGCACCTCAGCGAGGCCGGCGTGGGCACCATCAGCGAGATCTTCGACGCCGAGCCCCCGTTCGTGCCGCGAGGCTGCGTCGCACAGGCCTGGAGCGTGGCGGAGGCCCTCCGGTGCCTTGCCATGACCTCGAACAGCGGCGATGGTAGCGAGCGTCAGGACGAACGGACCGGGCGCCTCGCCTCCAGTTCCCTGATCCCTCCCTCGTGA
- the treZ gene encoding malto-oligosyltrehalose trehalohydrolase, which translates to MQGAAVSRRLPVGAEPTAGGVSFRVWAPRREVVRVVVSAPGEAPLTVQLDVEGNGYFSKLVQGLGVGTRYAFRLDDDAQLYPDPASRWQPEGPHLPSEVVDPSAFTWRVDAFPGLSLKGQVLYEMHIGTFTPEGTWEAAMQELPALAALGITALEIMPIAEFPGRFGWGYDGVSLFAPYHHYGTPDDVRRFVDQAHALGLGVILDVVFNHLGPDGNYLGQFSADYFSNRYKTDWGAAINFDGERSAAVREFFLANAGYWIDEYRFDGLRIDATQCIFDSSPEHILADVAQRVRAAGGRRATLLIAENEPQDSRIVRAVEAGGFGLDALWNDDFHHSAMAALTGHNGAYYSETRGAPQELVSVAKWGYLYQGQRYAWQKQRRGTASLDLAPAQFVAFLQNHDQVANSARGRRVHALSSPGRVRALTAFTLLIPATPMLFQGQECNSSKPFLYFADHHPELATLVSRGRADFLVQFPTLQDPEAQRRLDEPADPATFHQCKLDPLERERNAEAVSLHRDLLTLRREDPTFSAQRPRGVDGAVLGPEAFVLRFFGERGEDRLLLVNLGLDLRLVPAPEPLLAPPSGRRWGLLWSSEAPRYGGEGTPPVETEAEGWFLPGHAAVVLRPVQVPQVVAGVACVAGVVAKAEHPETEVEASAHAEATNEEKENAR; encoded by the coding sequence ATGCAGGGCGCTGCGGTTTCTCGGCGGCTGCCGGTGGGGGCCGAGCCGACGGCGGGAGGCGTGTCCTTCCGCGTGTGGGCGCCGCGCCGCGAGGTGGTGCGCGTGGTGGTGAGCGCTCCTGGTGAGGCGCCGCTCACGGTGCAGCTCGACGTGGAAGGGAATGGGTATTTCTCGAAGCTGGTGCAAGGGCTCGGGGTGGGGACGCGGTACGCCTTTCGCCTCGACGACGATGCGCAGCTCTACCCCGACCCGGCTTCGCGCTGGCAGCCCGAGGGGCCGCACCTGCCGTCGGAGGTCGTCGACCCGAGCGCGTTCACGTGGCGCGTCGACGCCTTCCCGGGCCTCTCGCTGAAGGGGCAGGTGCTCTACGAGATGCACATCGGCACCTTCACGCCGGAAGGCACCTGGGAGGCCGCGATGCAGGAGCTTCCTGCGCTCGCGGCGCTGGGCATCACCGCGCTGGAGATCATGCCCATCGCCGAGTTCCCGGGACGCTTCGGCTGGGGATACGACGGCGTGTCCCTGTTCGCGCCGTACCACCATTACGGGACCCCGGATGACGTCCGCCGCTTCGTCGACCAGGCGCACGCGCTCGGTCTCGGGGTGATCCTCGACGTGGTGTTCAATCACCTGGGGCCGGACGGGAACTACCTGGGGCAGTTCTCGGCGGACTACTTCTCGAACCGCTACAAGACGGACTGGGGAGCCGCGATCAACTTCGACGGGGAGCGCTCGGCGGCGGTGCGCGAGTTCTTCCTCGCGAACGCGGGGTACTGGATCGACGAATACCGGTTCGATGGCCTGCGCATCGACGCGACGCAGTGCATCTTCGACAGCTCGCCCGAGCACATCCTGGCCGACGTCGCGCAGCGTGTGCGGGCGGCTGGCGGCCGGCGCGCGACCTTGCTCATCGCGGAGAACGAGCCGCAAGACAGCCGCATCGTGCGTGCCGTCGAGGCGGGAGGGTTCGGGCTGGACGCCCTGTGGAACGACGACTTCCACCACAGCGCCATGGCCGCGCTGACCGGCCACAACGGCGCCTACTACTCGGAGACCCGTGGCGCGCCGCAGGAACTCGTCTCGGTGGCGAAATGGGGCTACCTGTACCAGGGACAGCGCTATGCGTGGCAGAAGCAGCGCCGGGGGACGGCCTCCCTCGATCTCGCGCCCGCGCAGTTCGTCGCGTTCCTCCAGAACCACGATCAGGTGGCCAACTCCGCGCGCGGTCGGCGCGTCCACGCGCTCTCGTCACCCGGGCGGGTCCGCGCGCTCACCGCCTTCACCCTGCTGATCCCGGCGACGCCGATGCTGTTCCAGGGGCAGGAGTGCAACTCGTCGAAGCCGTTCCTCTACTTCGCGGATCATCACCCCGAGCTGGCAACGCTGGTGTCCCGGGGGCGGGCCGACTTTCTCGTGCAGTTCCCCACCCTCCAGGATCCCGAGGCACAACGGCGGCTGGACGAGCCGGCCGACCCGGCGACCTTCCACCAGTGCAAGCTCGATCCCCTGGAGCGGGAGCGCAACGCGGAGGCGGTGAGCTTGCACCGCGATCTGCTCACCTTGCGCCGCGAAGACCCGACGTTCTCGGCGCAGCGACCGCGAGGGGTCGACGGGGCGGTGCTGGGGCCGGAGGCGTTCGTGCTCCGGTTCTTCGGCGAGCGAGGGGAGGACCGCTTGCTGCTGGTGAACCTCGGCCTGGATCTGCGGCTCGTGCCGGCGCCGGAGCCGCTCCTCGCGCCTCCTTCCGGTCGCCGCTGGGGGCTGCTCTGGTCGAGCGAGGCGCCACGTTACGGGGGGGAGGGGACGCCGCCTGTCGAGACCGAGGCCGAGGGGTGGTTCTTGCCAGGACACGCGGCGGTGGTGCTGCGGCCCGTTCAGGTTCCTCAGGTCGTGGCGGGTGTGGCGTGCGTGGCGGGTGTGGTGGCGAAGGCCGAGCACCCGGAGACCGAGGTGGAGGCCAGCGCCCATGCCGAGGCAACGAACGAGGAGAAGGAGAACGCGCGATGA
- a CDS encoding SUMF1/EgtB/PvdO family nonheme iron enzyme: MIQASVLTLPSTPAPAPGDGPLGALEGRPDGADPAADTQAQPAEEPSPPAPCPPEMALIGKYCVDRWEGHLVVEGGDPATGQELVHPYSQRPEAGVRYAARSAPDVYPQAFISRVESKAACVASGKRLCSRQEWMQACRGRGTYRYPYAQRGERGKCSTGKPHLLSALFGAKGRGWTYDDFNSPKLALEPGYLAKTAEYEGCASELGVHDMVGNLHEWVSDSVDQHFVDRLAEEIERRSQPWHEGNGVFMGGFFSTTNELGPGCYYTTIAHEPAYHDYSTGFRCCADATLPPEPEKPTAGKGKTSKRPQTAPVEDAVAAAARRGS, from the coding sequence GTGATCCAGGCCAGCGTGCTGACCCTTCCCTCGACGCCCGCCCCAGCACCGGGCGACGGACCCCTCGGCGCCCTGGAAGGACGCCCCGACGGCGCCGACCCGGCCGCCGACACGCAAGCGCAGCCCGCCGAGGAGCCTTCGCCGCCCGCCCCTTGTCCTCCCGAAATGGCGCTCATCGGCAAGTACTGCGTGGACCGCTGGGAAGGGCACCTCGTGGTCGAGGGAGGTGATCCGGCGACTGGCCAGGAGCTGGTGCACCCGTACTCGCAGCGCCCCGAGGCGGGTGTGCGCTACGCGGCCCGCAGTGCGCCCGACGTCTACCCGCAAGCGTTCATCAGCCGCGTCGAGTCCAAGGCGGCCTGCGTCGCTTCCGGCAAGCGGCTCTGCTCCCGCCAGGAGTGGATGCAGGCCTGCCGAGGCCGCGGCACGTACCGCTATCCCTACGCTCAGCGCGGCGAGCGCGGCAAATGCTCGACCGGGAAGCCGCACCTCCTCTCGGCGCTCTTCGGGGCGAAGGGGCGCGGCTGGACCTATGACGATTTCAACAGCCCGAAGCTCGCACTGGAGCCCGGCTACCTCGCGAAGACCGCCGAGTACGAGGGCTGCGCCAGCGAGCTCGGCGTCCACGACATGGTGGGCAACCTGCACGAGTGGGTGAGCGACAGCGTGGATCAACACTTCGTCGACCGGCTCGCCGAGGAGATCGAGCGCCGCTCGCAGCCCTGGCACGAGGGCAACGGCGTCTTCATGGGCGGCTTCTTCAGCACGACCAACGAGCTGGGGCCTGGCTGCTACTACACGACCATCGCCCACGAGCCCGCCTACCACGACTACTCCACCGGCTTCCGCTGCTGCGCCGACGCGACCTTGCCGCCCGAGCCCGAGAAGCCCACCGCGGGGAAGGGCAAGACGTCGAAGCGTCCGCAGACGGCGCCGGTCGAGGACGCCGTCGCCGCTGCGGCGCGGCGCGGTAGCTGA
- a CDS encoding DUF418 domain-containing protein: MNQESLPSPGAVRAERALAPDETPSAAEPTAPADRLDVLDALRGVALFGILAVNLTYWFRDHPSRSVLDPDLFRGVADRAAEFAVITFFNGKFLTLFAMLFGAGLALQREHALARGGGFHGRALRRLAVLLLFGVAHVGLLWMGDVLHVYALLGPLLLLFLGCTTRTLTFWAALVFALPPILVTCRLVVGGLARAVPPVEELESARQHVEVALQVYGHGGWLEVARYRIHDYVQYLPTLLPAAYAAFGSFLVGVLVWRSGVVQEPARHRASLRRMLIGGLVLGVGVTLLEGTMSQRVPSGWRGLVDLVSAFQPAVYVAQALAYGAGVLLLLQRPGWGARFSWVTAAGRMALSCYLLQSLLCGIIFYGYGFGLYGHLGPAAGLLVVFGIYAVELALSRWWLSRYRFGPLEWLWRTLTYGKRQPMRS, translated from the coding sequence ATGAACCAAGAGAGTCTTCCATCGCCAGGCGCAGTCCGTGCGGAGCGGGCGCTGGCGCCTGACGAGACCCCGTCCGCTGCGGAGCCCACGGCGCCTGCAGACCGGCTCGATGTGCTCGACGCGCTGCGAGGGGTCGCGCTCTTCGGCATCCTCGCCGTGAACCTGACCTACTGGTTCCGGGACCACCCCTCGCGATCGGTGCTCGACCCGGATCTCTTTCGTGGCGTCGCCGATCGCGCCGCGGAGTTCGCCGTCATCACGTTCTTCAACGGCAAGTTTCTCACGCTGTTCGCCATGCTGTTCGGCGCAGGCCTCGCCTTGCAGCGGGAGCACGCGCTGGCGCGGGGAGGAGGGTTCCATGGTCGCGCCTTGCGTCGCCTCGCCGTGCTGCTGCTCTTCGGCGTCGCGCACGTGGGCTTGCTCTGGATGGGCGACGTGCTCCACGTCTACGCACTGCTCGGACCGCTGCTGCTCCTCTTCCTGGGGTGCACGACACGCACCCTGACCTTCTGGGCGGCCTTGGTGTTTGCGCTCCCGCCGATCCTCGTGACCTGTCGCCTCGTGGTCGGTGGGCTCGCGCGGGCGGTGCCTCCTGTGGAAGAGCTGGAGAGCGCGCGCCAGCACGTCGAGGTCGCGCTGCAAGTCTATGGTCACGGAGGCTGGTTGGAAGTCGCTCGCTACCGGATCCACGACTACGTCCAGTACCTGCCCACGCTCCTGCCGGCTGCCTACGCCGCGTTCGGTTCGTTCCTGGTGGGTGTCCTCGTGTGGCGCTCCGGGGTCGTGCAGGAGCCAGCGCGCCATCGGGCGTCGCTTCGGCGGATGCTGATCGGTGGGCTCGTCCTGGGGGTCGGCGTCACGCTGCTCGAAGGGACGATGAGCCAGCGGGTCCCGAGCGGGTGGCGGGGACTCGTCGACCTGGTGAGCGCGTTTCAACCGGCGGTGTATGTGGCGCAGGCGCTCGCTTATGGCGCCGGGGTGCTGCTCTTGCTCCAGAGGCCAGGCTGGGGCGCGCGGTTCTCGTGGGTCACGGCAGCCGGACGGATGGCGCTCTCCTGTTACCTGCTGCAATCCCTGCTCTGCGGGATCATTTTCTATGGGTATGGCTTCGGACTGTACGGGCACCTGGGGCCCGCGGCCGGGCTCCTGGTCGTCTTCGGCATCTATGCGGTGGAACTCGCGCTCAGCCGGTGGTGGCTCTCGCGGTATCGCTTCGGACCCCTGGAGTGGCTCTGGCGCACGCTGACGTACGGGAAGCGACAGCCCATGCGCTCGTGA